One window of the Spirochaetia bacterium 38H-sp genome contains the following:
- the gatB gene encoding Asp-tRNA(Asn)/Glu-tRNA(Gln) amidotransferase subunit GatB, which translates to MYQSFIGLEIHIQLLTKSKVFCSCKANFGDEPNTNVCPVCLGYPGVLPNLNEQAIKMGYIVARALNCKLADSAVFARKNYFYPDMPKNYQISQFEDPIGRDGYIDIEISGETKRVRIHEVHLEEDAGKMIHAGDVSLCDYNRAGTPLLEIVTEPDMCTGAEAEALIHELRKMVRYLGVCDGNMEEGSLRCDANVSINKKGQGLGTKVEIKNLNSSRFVRLGLDYEIERQTALMDEGKPIIQETRLWNENRDVTEPMRTKESAHDYRYFPEPDLPPFRPDKSFLEDVEKAQVELPLAKKQRFIKSYGLTEQQADYLCEEIARADFFETAVKKGAEPQVAASWLAGDVARQLNRQKMELTDSPLSLERFVSLMSLLKTGEIHGKIAKQVLIAIFEENKDPLTIIEEKGWKQLSKDELYAHINAVIQENSTAADQVKAGDDKPLGFLMGKLMARTSGRAHPEEARKTLIDIIRGGTE; encoded by the coding sequence GTGTATCAGTCATTTATAGGTCTAGAGATACATATCCAGCTTTTGACCAAAAGTAAAGTTTTTTGCTCCTGTAAGGCAAATTTTGGTGATGAACCCAATACCAATGTATGTCCCGTATGTCTGGGGTATCCAGGAGTTTTACCCAATCTCAACGAACAGGCGATAAAAATGGGATACATAGTAGCGAGGGCATTAAACTGCAAACTGGCGGATAGTGCCGTATTTGCGAGAAAGAATTATTTTTATCCAGATATGCCCAAGAACTATCAGATTTCCCAGTTTGAAGACCCCATAGGACGTGATGGATACATAGACATAGAGATATCAGGAGAAACAAAACGTGTAAGAATACACGAAGTTCACCTGGAAGAAGATGCAGGTAAGATGATACATGCAGGAGATGTTTCTCTCTGTGACTATAATAGAGCAGGGACACCTCTTCTTGAGATAGTTACCGAGCCTGATATGTGCACCGGGGCGGAAGCAGAAGCATTGATACACGAGCTCAGAAAGATGGTAAGATACCTTGGGGTCTGTGACGGTAACATGGAAGAGGGTTCTTTAAGATGTGATGCCAATGTTTCTATCAATAAGAAGGGACAGGGGCTTGGTACAAAAGTAGAGATAAAAAACCTCAACTCCAGCCGTTTTGTAAGGCTTGGTCTTGACTATGAGATAGAACGGCAGACAGCTCTGATGGATGAAGGCAAACCCATAATACAGGAAACAAGGCTTTGGAATGAAAATAGGGATGTCACAGAACCCATGAGAACAAAAGAGAGCGCTCATGATTATAGATATTTCCCCGAGCCGGATTTGCCTCCTTTTAGACCAGATAAGAGCTTCCTTGAGGATGTGGAAAAAGCCCAAGTGGAACTTCCTCTTGCAAAAAAACAGCGCTTTATCAAAAGTTATGGCCTTACGGAGCAGCAAGCAGATTATCTTTGTGAGGAGATAGCGCGAGCAGATTTCTTTGAAACTGCAGTGAAAAAAGGTGCAGAGCCCCAAGTTGCAGCATCATGGCTTGCGGGGGATGTCGCAAGACAGCTCAACAGACAGAAGATGGAACTGACGGATAGTCCTCTAAGCCTTGAGAGGTTTGTATCACTCATGAGTTTGCTTAAAACCGGGGAGATCCACGGTAAAATAGCAAAGCAGGTATTGATAGCAATATTTGAAGAGAACAAAGACCCTCTGACAATTATAGAAGAAAAAGGTTGGAAGCAGTTATCCAAAGATGAGCTTTATGCACATATAAATGCTGTTATACAAGAAAACAGCACGGCAGCAGACCAGGTAAAAGCAGGTGATGATAAGCCTCTTGGCTTTCTTATGGGAAAACTTATGGCACGTACATCAGGACGTGCCCATCCGGAAGAGGCAAGAAAAACTCTGATAGATATAATAAGAGGAGGCACTGAGTGA
- the gatA gene encoding Asp-tRNA(Asn)/Glu-tRNA(Gln) amidotransferase subunit GatA gives MDYKPIKEADISTYEDKLLQRDKEIGSFLSVDIKKGYDLAEKRGELVGLLCGVKDNIAVEGFPLTCGSKMLENLSSPYSATAIKKLIEQGAVVAGKTNLDEFGMGSSCDNSALKITNNPWDTSRVAGGSSGGSAAAVAAGIVPCALGTDTGGSIRQPAAFCGVYGLKPTYGTVSRYGLVAYASSLEVIGPLARDINIVEKVYDIIKGEDDRDQSSVEIEEVSPDVKRIAVLRGDLGLDDAVAKVYTKTEEGFKSLGYEIVDVELPVLDYVVPAYYTIATAEASANLARYTGIRYGHRTVWAENPQELVEKSRSEGFGPEVKLRILLGTFVLRSGFQDKYYHKAQKIRTAIRMALDEIFKKSDVLLMPVFPTQAFLHGEAGLSSFQQKMADKFTTTANMAGVPALAFPAGQENNLPVGMQLVGPAFAEKRLFDTARAFREVFTIEYPEKYLPLWS, from the coding sequence ATGGATTACAAGCCAATAAAAGAAGCTGATATAAGCACGTATGAAGATAAACTTTTGCAGAGGGATAAGGAAATAGGTTCTTTTCTCTCCGTGGATATAAAAAAAGGCTATGACCTTGCGGAAAAACGCGGGGAACTTGTAGGCCTCTTATGCGGTGTCAAAGACAACATAGCTGTTGAGGGCTTTCCTCTTACGTGTGGTTCTAAGATGCTAGAAAACCTATCCAGCCCTTACAGTGCAACGGCAATAAAAAAGCTTATAGAACAAGGTGCGGTTGTTGCCGGTAAAACAAACCTGGATGAATTTGGAATGGGCTCATCCTGCGATAATTCTGCTCTCAAAATTACAAACAATCCTTGGGACACTTCCAGAGTTGCAGGGGGGTCGTCTGGAGGAAGTGCTGCAGCCGTTGCAGCGGGGATTGTCCCCTGTGCCTTAGGAACTGATACTGGAGGTTCCATAAGACAGCCTGCAGCCTTCTGTGGTGTATATGGTCTTAAGCCTACATATGGTACGGTCTCAAGATATGGGCTTGTTGCTTATGCCTCCTCCCTTGAGGTAATAGGACCTCTGGCAAGGGATATAAATATTGTAGAAAAAGTCTATGATATTATAAAGGGTGAGGATGATCGGGACCAGTCTTCTGTTGAGATAGAAGAAGTTTCTCCAGATGTAAAACGCATAGCCGTACTCAGAGGAGACTTGGGGCTGGATGATGCTGTAGCAAAAGTCTATACCAAGACAGAAGAAGGATTTAAATCCCTTGGATACGAGATAGTTGATGTTGAGCTCCCTGTCTTGGATTATGTTGTTCCTGCCTACTACACAATAGCTACTGCGGAAGCAAGTGCAAACCTTGCCAGGTATACGGGAATAAGATACGGACACAGAACAGTATGGGCGGAAAATCCGCAAGAACTTGTAGAAAAATCAAGAAGTGAGGGCTTTGGTCCCGAGGTAAAGCTAAGAATACTTCTGGGGACTTTTGTCTTAAGGTCTGGCTTTCAGGACAAGTATTACCACAAGGCTCAGAAAATCCGTACTGCAATAAGAATGGCTCTTGATGAGATATTTAAAAAGAGTGATGTACTTCTCATGCCGGTATTTCCCACACAGGCATTCTTGCATGGAGAAGCAGGACTTTCTTCTTTTCAGCAGAAAATGGCTGATAAGTTTACAACAACAGCCAATATGGCCGGTGTACCTGCCCTTGCCTTTCCTGCCGGACAGGAGAATAACCTTCCTGTTGGTATGCAGCTTGTCGGACCTGCTTTTGCGGAAAAGAGGCTTTTTGATACGGCAAGAGCCTTTAGAGAAGTTTTTACGATAGAATATCCAGAAAAATATTTACCACTATGGAGTTAG
- the gatC gene encoding Asp-tRNA(Asn)/Glu-tRNA(Gln) amidotransferase subunit GatC, producing the protein MDRKELEVTAELASLRLEEADFAKFMQEVEQILAYFEKMEELDVDNLEPTTHALVKKNRVRKDVVREFPDNDMLLDAAPEEEDRYFLIPNVL; encoded by the coding sequence ATGGATAGAAAAGAATTGGAAGTAACGGCAGAACTTGCTTCATTGAGGTTAGAAGAAGCAGATTTTGCAAAATTTATGCAAGAAGTGGAACAAATTCTTGCGTATTTTGAAAAGATGGAAGAATTGGATGTGGATAATCTGGAGCCCACTACACACGCTCTGGTAAAGAAAAATAGAGTTCGGAAAGATGTAGTAAGAGAGTTCCCGGACAACGACATGCTGCTTGATGCAGCCCCCGAGGAAGAAGATAGATATTTTCTTATTCCCAATGTTCTGTAA
- a CDS encoding trehalase family glycosidase codes for MTDSKFPQVHLYDQDLVELYNQSWALLEDFWQTGDSKNGWAKRFFAYSDDNVINLVDSCMSTFFLVYSNNEYPATPQLDNFYSKQEENGAIRANYRLDTGEPYISPDNPEGLALPLFAWAEYNVYHKIGNKKRIKEIMPVLQKYYDWLESNFRDETGLYHAPLAATSIPVATRAETYYPLDFNAVMALNAYYMAELGDLLNDKDLSFYYKKRYFALKTRINNMMWDEDSGLYYDLDKDKNKLTIKTLAGYWTLLTEIPGENQIQKLIANLKDPELFGTEHPFPVISVDDAQKNPQENCIFFAVYPAYTFVLIKGLSNYGYHEMARETAMRHLYFILDTLHPGENKKGYLWEAYNPHKEGPAQCQTEGFPKQNRILHIALSTITLMIENVIGLIISLPRKTVDWIIPTLEIMGIENLYLKRNFITILTNKNNMGWEIRLESEKLYYFTIDILGVKKKTLPIPSGKCSILIDKI; via the coding sequence GTGACAGACTCAAAATTTCCTCAAGTGCATCTCTATGACCAGGACTTGGTAGAGCTATACAATCAAAGCTGGGCGCTATTGGAGGATTTCTGGCAAACAGGAGATAGCAAAAACGGCTGGGCAAAGAGATTTTTTGCCTACTCCGATGACAATGTTATCAATCTCGTAGACAGTTGTATGTCCACTTTTTTTCTGGTATACAGCAATAATGAGTATCCAGCAACACCTCAGCTTGATAATTTTTATAGCAAACAGGAAGAAAATGGTGCAATCAGAGCCAATTACCGCTTGGATACGGGAGAACCATACATAAGCCCGGATAATCCAGAGGGGCTTGCTTTGCCGCTTTTTGCCTGGGCAGAGTATAATGTATATCACAAGATTGGCAACAAGAAGAGAATAAAAGAGATAATGCCAGTCCTTCAAAAATATTATGACTGGCTAGAAAGCAATTTTCGCGATGAGACAGGCCTTTACCATGCCCCACTTGCTGCAACAAGCATCCCTGTTGCAACACGCGCAGAGACTTACTACCCTCTGGATTTTAATGCTGTAATGGCTCTCAATGCCTATTATATGGCAGAGTTAGGAGATTTGCTCAACGATAAGGATCTTAGCTTCTACTATAAAAAACGCTATTTTGCCCTCAAAACACGCATCAATAATATGATGTGGGATGAAGACTCAGGTCTTTATTATGACCTCGATAAGGATAAAAACAAACTGACGATAAAAACATTGGCAGGATACTGGACACTGCTTACGGAGATTCCCGGAGAAAATCAGATTCAGAAACTGATTGCCAATCTCAAGGACCCGGAACTCTTTGGCACGGAGCATCCTTTTCCGGTAATATCCGTAGACGATGCTCAAAAAAACCCTCAAGAAAACTGTATCTTTTTTGCCGTATATCCTGCATACACATTTGTCCTGATAAAAGGCCTCAGCAATTACGGTTACCACGAGATGGCAAGAGAAACTGCCATGAGGCATCTTTATTTTATATTGGACACACTTCATCCAGGAGAAAATAAAAAAGGCTATCTGTGGGAAGCCTACAACCCCCACAAAGAAGGCCCCGCACAATGCCAGACAGAGGGCTTTCCCAAACAAAATAGAATACTTCATATAGCTTTATCCACAATAACCCTGATGATAGAAAACGTAATAGGCCTTATAATAAGCCTTCCCAGAAAAACAGTAGACTGGATAATACCCACCCTTGAGATAATGGGGATAGAAAACCTCTACCTCAAGAGAAACTTTATCACAATACTCACCAACAAAAACAACATGGGCTGGGAAATCCGTCTGGAATCCGAAAAACTATATTACTTTACAATAGATATACTTGGAGTCAAGAAAAAGACGCTACCAATCCCATCTGGAAAATGCTCGATACTGATTGACAAAATATAA
- the deoD gene encoding purine-nucleoside phosphorylase, translated as MSIHIEAKQGDIADIVLLPGDPLRAKQIAENFLEDVKCYNQVRNMLGFTGTWNGMKVSVQGTGMGMPSISIYTEELVRDYGVKTLIRVGTCGGLQPDLGLYNLVLASAASTDSSMHKRRFRGMDYAPWADFGLLSAAYEAASKKNLPSRVGGVISTDTFYQHDPDEWKLWAENGILAVEMETSALYAIALRNKAKALALLTVSDSLVTGELTSSEEREKGMLAMVEVALEAAKKVHG; from the coding sequence ATGAGTATACATATAGAGGCAAAGCAGGGAGATATTGCAGATATTGTGCTTCTTCCAGGAGATCCTTTGCGGGCAAAACAGATTGCCGAGAATTTTTTGGAAGATGTTAAGTGTTATAATCAGGTAAGGAATATGCTGGGTTTTACTGGAACATGGAATGGAATGAAGGTTTCTGTACAGGGGACTGGGATGGGTATGCCTTCTATTTCTATCTATACGGAAGAGCTAGTCCGTGACTATGGGGTCAAGACTCTTATAAGAGTAGGGACTTGTGGTGGTTTGCAGCCTGATCTTGGTTTGTATAATCTTGTGCTTGCTTCTGCTGCTTCCACTGATTCTTCTATGCATAAGAGACGTTTTAGAGGGATGGATTATGCTCCATGGGCTGATTTTGGGTTGCTTTCTGCGGCTTACGAGGCAGCTTCCAAGAAAAATCTGCCTTCTAGAGTTGGAGGGGTCATTTCTACGGATACTTTTTATCAGCATGATCCTGATGAGTGGAAGTTGTGGGCAGAGAATGGTATTCTTGCCGTAGAGATGGAAACTTCTGCTCTTTATGCGATTGCTCTAAGAAATAAGGCAAAGGCTCTTGCCCTTCTTACTGTAAGTGACAGTCTGGTTACAGGTGAGCTTACAAGTTCTGAGGAGCGTGAGAAAGGTATGCTTGCTATGGTAGAGGTTGCGCTGGAGGCTGCAAAAAAGGTTCATGGCTGA
- a CDS encoding lipoate--protein ligase family protein produces MKRKVIFSRSDNVYLNLAYEEYLLGNTEDEVLFVYANSPSVVIGRFQNPWAECNPLFLKKNDINLARRISGGGAVYHDSGNINFCLISDRKCNRDFLALILSDVLIGIGLETKIDERSAIFLSDGKKVSGAAFKIAQGRIMLHSTLLVSSDSSVVSSALRPVCGFFESRAISSVRANVGCVCDYVDVLPEDIVGMVADKWSLSQEYVWEDDIKKCCADRAEFFASWEWLFSSTPSFVWRYRNLSVFVEKGLISSVEPLRGSSHFIGSRFNPYEFCVAQECERL; encoded by the coding sequence GTGAAGCGCAAAGTAATATTTTCTCGGTCGGATAATGTATATCTCAATCTGGCATATGAAGAGTATCTTCTTGGCAATACAGAGGATGAGGTGCTCTTTGTATATGCCAATAGTCCGTCTGTGGTCATAGGTCGCTTCCAAAACCCCTGGGCGGAATGTAATCCTCTTTTTCTTAAAAAGAATGATATCAATCTTGCAAGAAGAATATCCGGTGGAGGGGCTGTCTATCATGACAGTGGTAATATCAATTTTTGTCTTATATCCGATAGAAAATGCAATAGAGATTTTCTTGCACTTATTTTATCAGATGTGCTTATTGGTATTGGACTTGAGACAAAAATAGATGAGCGTTCTGCTATTTTTCTATCTGATGGAAAGAAAGTTTCTGGTGCTGCTTTTAAGATTGCTCAGGGAAGGATTATGCTTCACAGTACCTTGCTTGTTTCCTCTGACTCTTCTGTTGTTTCTTCTGCTCTGAGGCCTGTCTGTGGTTTTTTTGAAAGTAGGGCGATTTCTTCTGTAAGGGCTAATGTTGGATGTGTTTGTGATTATGTTGATGTTTTACCGGAAGATATTGTTGGTATGGTAGCAGATAAGTGGTCGCTTTCTCAAGAATATGTGTGGGAAGATGATATTAAAAAATGCTGTGCGGATAGAGCGGAGTTCTTTGCTTCTTGGGAATGGCTTTTTTCCAGTACTCCGAGTTTTGTATGGCGGTATAGGAATCTAAGTGTTTTTGTGGAGAAAGGTCTTATTTCTTCTGTTGAGCCTCTCAGGGGTTCTTCTCATTTTATCGGGAGTCGTTTTAATCCCTATGAGTTTTGTGTTGCACAGGAATGTGAAAGGTTATAA
- a CDS encoding FecR domain-containing protein, with amino-acid sequence MRKMTIGFLTFFLLLSYAFSQEITVSYLEGWADKKEKNGGLVELFIGDVLMPGEGVVTSSDGFVELEMGNGTTIKIGPDSVFLVEDMPYGEEKQTGFAALMGEVSYKFGKFSGTEPMSRTQGAICGVRGTEFTIVSASDGSSLIHVLSGKVEVTAQGQSVALGPEEAVTVELGAPPSEKFSSHGKPLDFSAWNKERSAKMLKDPLSALESVMFQLESYADKADALKKEQNALKQIIDRKLEEFNRIEKEKGRDVAIEYRKKEIDPLTSQSAYLGFNYRYYALSALSLRRYMIVRLYIPLRAKVLTGDYDRWNEFYGAYMSVLEFFDKRLVPYLVQADI; translated from the coding sequence ATGAGAAAAATGACAATTGGTTTTTTAACCTTTTTTCTCCTGTTGTCTTATGCTTTTTCTCAGGAAATTACTGTTTCTTATCTTGAGGGTTGGGCAGATAAAAAAGAAAAGAACGGAGGACTTGTTGAGCTTTTTATAGGAGATGTACTTATGCCCGGAGAAGGGGTTGTTACCTCTTCTGACGGCTTTGTAGAGCTTGAGATGGGTAACGGGACTACCATAAAGATTGGTCCGGATTCTGTCTTTCTTGTGGAGGATATGCCTTATGGAGAAGAAAAACAGACCGGTTTTGCAGCTCTGATGGGAGAGGTTAGCTATAAGTTTGGCAAGTTCTCAGGAACAGAGCCTATGTCCCGGACACAAGGAGCAATATGTGGTGTCAGGGGAACAGAGTTTACCATTGTAAGTGCAAGCGACGGAAGCTCTCTTATCCATGTCTTATCAGGAAAGGTTGAGGTGACAGCGCAAGGACAGTCGGTTGCGCTGGGACCAGAAGAGGCTGTTACTGTTGAGCTTGGGGCTCCTCCTTCTGAGAAGTTTTCTTCTCACGGGAAACCTCTTGATTTTTCTGCATGGAACAAGGAAAGAAGTGCTAAGATGCTTAAGGATCCTTTATCCGCACTTGAGTCTGTCATGTTTCAGCTTGAATCTTATGCGGACAAAGCTGATGCATTAAAAAAAGAGCAGAATGCGTTAAAACAAATAATAGACAGAAAGCTTGAGGAGTTTAATAGAATAGAAAAAGAAAAAGGCAGGGATGTTGCAATAGAATATAGAAAAAAAGAAATAGATCCTCTTACCTCTCAGTCTGCTTACCTTGGTTTTAACTACAGATATTATGCACTTTCTGCATTGTCTCTCAGGCGTTATATGATTGTCAGGCTTTATATACCTCTTCGGGCCAAGGTTCTTACGGGGGACTATGACAGATGGAACGAGTTCTACGGAGCTTATATGTCTGTTCTTGAGTTTTTTGATAAAAGGCTTGTACCATATCTTGTACAGGCTGATATATAA
- a CDS encoding lipoprotein codes for MKKIVLLIIILFILTSCQSLPYRADREDVDIVISLINKGDITALTAVSRLPFLFESEIISTPTDMQSLWQYLSSGGFKLKDYTIREIFYPERISDLWPGIKMEIDSYQKNYLNQDTNCVIIDTAGGEFMLLIGRPVKGIPSILGIRGPAL; via the coding sequence ATGAAAAAAATAGTATTACTTATTATCATCTTATTTATTCTTACATCATGTCAGTCTCTTCCGTATAGAGCAGACAGGGAGGATGTGGACATTGTTATCAGTCTTATCAACAAAGGAGATATAACAGCGCTGACTGCTGTGAGCAGGCTGCCTTTTCTTTTTGAATCGGAGATAATAAGCACGCCTACCGATATGCAGTCTCTCTGGCAATATCTCTCTTCCGGCGGATTTAAACTCAAAGATTATACGATACGGGAAATTTTTTATCCCGAGCGTATTTCAGATCTGTGGCCGGGTATAAAGATGGAAATAGATTCATATCAGAAGAATTATCTTAACCAGGATACTAACTGTGTTATCATTGATACTGCGGGAGGTGAGTTTATGCTTCTTATAGGAAGACCTGTAAAAGGTATTCCTTCTATCTTGGGAATAAGGGGGCCTGCCCTATGA
- a CDS encoding HD domain-containing protein, which produces MDRQEILKLLKKNRYNPRLMGFSALDRYYRFYDDQYYLLIKSSADMVALAQMFDNLIFPSMFAIEAAIVEEDSVVLFSEEGMFSYLPELNITADPFSRRFYMSDSAIKSIRSKKLECAGEYSIRDVLNIAIMISRYDFSIEGDFFPDMKSYMPSQDEQRIFLSLLMSSYKPWKGLSLLDKSGLLSVLWPELARMKDVEHSKDYHPEGSVWQHTLEALRYPKKRLLPVTLAVLLHDAGKPLATEQDGKRFFAHANIGESIARSFLKRLGFSSSLTEDVAFLVRHHMLPHALPSLRPSSVSNVLDSPLFPMLLEVYRCDLFSTFKGPDSYHRSCKAYKAYLKNRKNPYKNMDFKKDVKLFVE; this is translated from the coding sequence ATGGACAGGCAAGAGATTTTAAAGCTACTAAAAAAAAACAGGTACAATCCTAGATTGATGGGGTTTTCCGCCCTTGACAGATATTACAGATTTTATGATGACCAGTATTATCTCTTGATAAAGAGTTCTGCTGATATGGTAGCTCTTGCACAAATGTTTGATAATCTTATTTTCCCATCTATGTTTGCAATAGAGGCTGCAATAGTAGAAGAAGATTCTGTTGTTCTATTTTCAGAAGAAGGAATGTTTTCTTACTTACCGGAGCTTAACATTACAGCAGATCCTTTTTCCAGAAGGTTTTACATGTCTGATTCGGCTATAAAAAGTATAAGGAGTAAAAAACTGGAATGCGCAGGAGAGTATTCCATAAGGGATGTGTTAAATATTGCAATTATGATTTCACGCTATGATTTTTCTATTGAAGGAGATTTCTTTCCAGATATGAAGTCATATATGCCATCACAGGATGAGCAAAGAATTTTTCTGTCATTGCTTATGAGTTCCTATAAGCCTTGGAAAGGTCTCTCTCTGCTTGATAAAAGCGGTTTATTGTCCGTACTGTGGCCTGAGCTGGCAAGAATGAAGGATGTAGAACACAGTAAAGATTATCATCCCGAGGGTTCTGTCTGGCAACATACACTGGAAGCTTTGCGATATCCCAAAAAAAGGTTGTTGCCTGTTACTCTTGCTGTTCTTCTGCATGATGCAGGAAAACCTCTTGCTACGGAGCAGGATGGGAAACGTTTCTTTGCTCATGCAAATATAGGAGAATCTATAGCCCGCTCATTTCTCAAGCGACTTGGATTTTCAAGCTCTCTTACAGAGGATGTTGCTTTTCTTGTTAGACACCATATGCTGCCACATGCTCTCCCTTCTTTGCGTCCTTCTTCTGTCAGCAATGTATTGGATTCTCCTCTTTTCCCTATGCTTCTCGAGGTGTATCGTTGCGATTTATTTTCTACTTTTAAAGGTCCGGATAGTTATCACCGCTCCTGTAAGGCTTACAAGGCTTATCTTAAAAATAGAAAGAATCCATATAAAAATATGGATTTTAAAAAAGATGTTAAGCTCTTTGTAGAATAA
- the thrC gene encoding threonine synthase, which yields MQFCSTRDIRHIVSYEEAIFRGLAPDGGLYHPVKHPDLQELFASLNPGMDFTAIAGKLITALFPDYFDKDKAKEIAEKAFPFSPELVHLDNKLYLLELFHGPSCAFKDFGASFLATCMEEFLKQEHRKAVILTATSGDTGSAVAQAFYKKENIDVVILYPSGRVSPLQEKQLTTLGANIHALEVKGSFDDCQRMVKEAFMDTELRSTFNLTSANSINLGRLIPQSFYYVYAYAQLKDTDKAPVFCVPSGNFGNLTAGVYASIWGMPTSGFIAATNANDVVPQYLAGGEYKPRPSLHTLSNAMDVGNPSNFERLKALFGSREKMAEHITGCSISDKETLETISRYHKKKQTFLDPHTAVGVLASERYMQKNPAHNIISLSTAHPGKFLEVVKQATGEFPPLPDRLKEALNKQKQATLIDNSLDSLSDFLRKKIK from the coding sequence ATGCAGTTTTGCAGTACCAGAGATATCCGACATATTGTGAGTTATGAGGAGGCTATATTTCGGGGACTTGCCCCTGATGGAGGCCTCTACCATCCAGTAAAGCATCCTGATTTGCAGGAACTTTTTGCCTCTCTTAATCCTGGCATGGATTTTACAGCTATAGCAGGCAAGCTTATAACTGCGCTCTTCCCCGACTACTTTGATAAAGACAAAGCAAAAGAAATAGCCGAAAAAGCCTTTCCTTTTTCCCCTGAGCTTGTACATCTTGATAACAAGCTGTATCTTCTGGAACTCTTCCATGGACCTTCCTGTGCTTTCAAAGATTTTGGAGCCTCTTTTCTTGCGACTTGTATGGAAGAGTTCTTAAAGCAGGAACATAGAAAAGCTGTTATACTTACTGCAACATCCGGGGATACGGGCAGCGCTGTTGCACAGGCATTCTATAAAAAAGAAAACATAGATGTTGTTATCCTCTATCCTTCCGGCAGGGTAAGCCCTCTACAGGAAAAGCAACTTACGACACTTGGAGCCAACATTCATGCATTGGAAGTAAAAGGCTCTTTTGATGATTGTCAAAGAATGGTGAAAGAAGCATTCATGGACACCGAGCTTAGGAGCACCTTTAATCTTACCAGTGCAAATTCCATCAATCTTGGAAGACTTATCCCTCAGTCGTTCTATTATGTATACGCATATGCACAGCTCAAAGACACAGACAAAGCGCCGGTATTTTGCGTGCCCAGCGGCAACTTTGGCAATCTCACAGCAGGAGTATATGCAAGCATCTGGGGGATGCCGACAAGCGGATTTATAGCTGCAACCAATGCCAATGACGTGGTACCCCAATATCTCGCAGGCGGAGAATACAAACCAAGACCATCATTGCACACCCTTTCCAATGCCATGGATGTTGGGAATCCGAGTAATTTTGAGAGACTTAAGGCATTGTTTGGAAGCAGAGAAAAAATGGCAGAGCATATAACAGGTTGCAGCATATCAGACAAGGAAACACTGGAAACAATTAGCCGATATCACAAAAAAAAGCAGACTTTTTTGGATCCCCATACAGCAGTAGGAGTACTTGCATCCGAGCGATATATGCAGAAGAACCCTGCACACAATATCATAAGCCTATCTACAGCTCATCCAGGCAAGTTTTTGGAAGTAGTAAAACAGGCAACAGGAGAATTCCCCCCACTGCCTGACCGATTAAAAGAAGCCTTAAACAAGCAAAAACAAGCTACCCTTATAGACAATAGTCTGGACTCTTTATCGGATTTCCTCAGAAAAAAAATAAAATAA